From the Flavobacterium galactosidilyticum genome, one window contains:
- a CDS encoding DUF5808 domain-containing protein, producing the protein MENKQKPSEETKREWHQDPHNWIWGIFYYNKKDNRIFPPKRIAWMGWTVNFANPMSVSVLLIALVLIITLALQKQ; encoded by the coding sequence ATGGAAAACAAACAAAAACCATCAGAAGAGACCAAAAGAGAATGGCACCAAGACCCACACAATTGGATTTGGGGAATTTTCTATTATAATAAAAAAGACAATCGTATTTTTCCGCCCAAAAGAATTGCATGGATGGGCTGGACTGTGAATTTTGCTAATCCAATGTCTGTAAGCGTTTTATTGATCGCGTTAGTATTGATTATCACATTAGCTTTACAAAAACAATAA
- a CDS encoding peroxiredoxin: MELKIGDKIPNFTAKDTNGNDFDSQNIVGQKPLVIYFYPKDNTPGCTTQACSFRDQYEDFKDLGAEVIGISSDTVASHLKFSKQYKLPFILLSDFDKKIRKLFGVPTGMFGLLPGRVTYVTDKNGVVQMIFDSMLAAKHIPKALEAIKKLVV, from the coding sequence ATGGAATTGAAAATAGGAGATAAAATCCCGAATTTTACCGCTAAAGATACTAACGGTAATGATTTTGATAGTCAGAATATCGTTGGCCAAAAACCATTAGTGATTTATTTTTATCCAAAAGATAATACTCCTGGTTGTACTACTCAAGCATGCAGTTTTAGAGATCAATACGAAGATTTTAAAGATCTTGGTGCTGAAGTTATAGGTATTAGTAGTGATACGGTTGCTTCGCATTTAAAGTTCAGCAAACAATATAAATTGCCGTTTATCCTTTTGTCTGATTTTGATAAAAAAATCAGAAAATTATTTGGAGTTCCTACAGGAATGTTTGGTTTGCTGCCAGGACGAGTGACTTATGTAACTGATAAAAATGGTGTTGTTCAAATGATTTTTGATAGCATGTTAGCTGCAAAGCATATTCCTAAAGCGCTCGAAGCAATTAAAAAATTAGTTGTTTAA
- the tatC gene encoding twin-arginine translocase subunit TatC, whose product MAKKNLNEMSFLDHLEELRWLLVRSTIAILIVATFTFFVSDYIFDEIIFGPTSPNFITYRFFCDLSNQLGFAENICVTEMPFIIQNTNVEGQINVLIWTCITAGFILGFPFILWEIWKFISPALYETEKKHAKLFIFSSSLLFFLGVLFGYYVIVPMSVNFFATFSVSAVVKNQFSIDSYIGMVKTSVIACGLFFELPIIIYFLTKLGLVTPEFLRKYWKYAVIIILIVAAIVTPPDVVSQIIVTIPMLIIYEVSILISKIVVKNQNKING is encoded by the coding sequence ATGGCTAAAAAAAACTTAAACGAAATGTCGTTCTTAGACCATCTTGAAGAATTACGATGGTTATTGGTTCGCAGTACAATTGCAATATTAATTGTGGCAACTTTCACTTTTTTTGTAAGTGATTATATTTTCGATGAAATTATTTTTGGCCCTACAAGTCCAAATTTTATAACCTATCGATTTTTCTGTGATTTATCCAATCAATTAGGTTTTGCTGAAAATATTTGTGTGACCGAGATGCCATTTATTATCCAAAACACGAATGTTGAGGGACAAATTAATGTCTTGATTTGGACTTGTATAACCGCAGGTTTCATTCTTGGCTTTCCCTTTATACTATGGGAAATTTGGAAGTTTATCAGTCCTGCCTTATATGAAACCGAAAAAAAGCATGCCAAACTTTTTATTTTTTCGTCTTCCTTACTATTTTTCTTAGGCGTTCTGTTTGGCTATTATGTCATAGTGCCGATGTCCGTTAACTTTTTTGCCACTTTTTCTGTCAGTGCAGTAGTAAAAAACCAATTTAGCATTGATTCGTATATCGGGATGGTCAAAACGAGTGTTATCGCTTGTGGATTATTTTTCGAATTACCAATAATTATTTATTTCTTGACTAAACTAGGTTTAGTAACACCAGAATTTTTAAGAAAATACTGGAAATATGCTGTTATTATAATCTTAATCGTTGCAGCAATTGTGACTCCGCCAGATGTTGTAAGCCAAATAATTGTTACAATCCCTATGCTTATAATATATGAAGTGAGCATTTTAATTTCAAAAATAGTAGTGAAAAATCAAAACAAAATAAATGGCTGA
- a CDS encoding NAD(P)/FAD-dependent oxidoreductase: protein MPHELLLQVTPEIAANELLLKEYLSKQIKVAVNEIQHVSILKRSIDARQKSVKINLKVLIFLKGETFQETKFQLPDYKNVSNAQEVIVVGAGPAGLFAALQLIEVGLKPIVIERGKDVRGRRRDLKAINVDHVVNEDSNYCFGEGGAGTYSDGKLYTRSKKRGDVTRILELFVAFGATPDILIDAHPHIGTNKLPQIIQDIREKIIEFGGQVLFETRLTDILIKNNEVQGIVTQKGDTILANKIILATGHSARDIYELLDKKEVFIEAKPFALGVRAEHPQSLIDSIQYSCDYRGEHLPPAPYSIVKQVNGRGMYSFCMCPGGVIAPCATSPGEVVTNGWSPSKRDQITANSGIVIELKLEDFKPFAKFGALAGMEFQKNIEQKAWHLAGESQKVPAQRMIDFTQNRVSADIPKTSYVPGTTSVEMGQVFPGFLSQILREGFTEFGKSMRGYLTNEAILHAPESRTSSPVRIPRDLYSYEHLQIKGLYPCGEGAGYAGGIISAAIDGEKCALIIAEVLKK, encoded by the coding sequence ATGCCACACGAACTTCTATTACAAGTTACTCCCGAAATTGCTGCCAACGAATTGTTGCTAAAAGAATATTTGTCAAAACAAATCAAAGTTGCTGTCAATGAAATTCAGCATGTTTCTATTTTGAAACGATCTATTGATGCGCGTCAAAAATCAGTAAAAATAAATTTAAAAGTTTTAATTTTTTTAAAAGGAGAAACTTTTCAAGAAACTAAATTCCAGCTTCCTGACTACAAAAATGTTTCGAATGCGCAAGAAGTAATTGTTGTGGGCGCTGGACCCGCAGGATTATTTGCCGCTTTACAATTGATAGAAGTGGGTTTGAAACCAATAGTTATAGAGCGCGGAAAAGATGTTCGTGGACGTCGTCGCGATTTGAAAGCGATCAATGTAGATCATGTTGTAAACGAAGATTCTAATTATTGTTTTGGCGAAGGTGGTGCAGGAACTTACTCTGATGGGAAATTATATACTCGTTCAAAAAAACGAGGCGATGTAACTCGAATTTTGGAATTATTTGTTGCTTTTGGTGCTACTCCAGATATTTTAATAGATGCTCATCCGCACATAGGGACGAATAAGTTACCTCAAATCATTCAAGACATTCGCGAGAAAATTATTGAATTTGGAGGGCAAGTTTTATTCGAAACAAGACTAACAGATATTCTAATAAAAAATAATGAAGTGCAAGGAATTGTTACTCAAAAGGGAGATACAATTCTTGCTAACAAAATAATTCTTGCTACAGGCCATTCTGCCCGTGATATTTATGAATTATTGGATAAAAAGGAAGTTTTTATTGAAGCAAAGCCTTTTGCCTTGGGAGTAAGAGCGGAACATCCACAATCATTAATTGATAGTATCCAGTATAGTTGTGATTACCGTGGTGAACATTTACCGCCCGCGCCTTATTCTATTGTAAAGCAGGTAAATGGTCGCGGAATGTATTCGTTTTGTATGTGTCCAGGTGGAGTTATTGCGCCATGTGCGACAAGTCCTGGCGAAGTGGTTACTAACGGTTGGTCACCTTCTAAACGTGATCAAATTACCGCTAATTCTGGGATTGTAATAGAATTGAAATTGGAGGATTTTAAACCATTTGCTAAATTTGGCGCTTTGGCTGGAATGGAATTCCAAAAAAATATTGAGCAGAAAGCATGGCATTTAGCGGGAGAAAGTCAAAAAGTTCCTGCACAGCGTATGATCGATTTTACTCAAAACAGAGTTTCAGCCGATATTCCTAAAACATCGTATGTTCCTGGAACTACTTCGGTGGAAATGGGGCAGGTTTTTCCCGGCTTTTTAAGTCAAATTTTAAGAGAAGGTTTTACGGAATTCGGTAAATCGATGCGTGGGTACTTGACTAATGAAGCGATACTTCATGCACCTGAATCTAGAACATCATCGCCTGTACGAATCCCTAGAGATTTATATAGCTATGAGCATTTGCAAATAAAGGGTTTGTATCCGTGCGGAGAAGGAGCAGGTTATGCAGGTGGTATTATTTCGGCAGCTATTGATGGTGAAAAATGTGCATTGATTATCGCTGAAGTTTTAAAAAAATAA
- the recQ gene encoding DNA helicase RecQ: MNPNEIDIHKELKKYFGFSQFKGLQEQVIKSILNQQNTFVIMPTGGGKSLCYQLPALTQEGTAIVVSPLIALMKNQVDAIRSLSSENGIAHVLNSSLTKTEIAQVKKDITSGLTKLLYVAPESLTKEEYVNFLKKVTISFVAIDEAHCISEWGHDFRPEYRNLKHIIKQLGDVPIIGLTATATPKVQEDILKNLDMTDANTFKASFNRPNLYYEVRTKTKNIESDIIRFIKQHKGKSGIIYCLSRKKVEAIAEVLQVNGISAVPYHAGLDAKTRAKHQDMFLMEDVDVVVATIAFGMGIDKPDVRFVIHHDIPKSLESYYQETGRAGRDGGEGHCLAYYSYKDVEKLEKFMSGKPVAEQEIGFALLQEVVAYAETSMSRRKFLLHYFGEEFDDVTGEGADMDDNVRNPKTKVEAQDQVVKLLQVVRDTKHLYKSKEVVFTLIGRVNAVIKAHRTDVQSFFGCGVGHDEKYWMALLRQVLVSGYLSKDIETYGIVKITKKGLDFIKNPESFMMSEDHEYNEIVDGAIVTAAKSTAVADEVLMGMLRDLRRKVAKKVGVPPFVVFQDPSLEDMALKYPVSQEEMINIHGVGEGKAKKYGKEFLELISRYVEDNDIVRPDDLVVKSTGVNSVNKLYIIQNIDRKLALTDIASAKGLSMDALIKEMEQIVYSGTKLNIKYWIDDMLDDDQQEEIHDYFMESESDNIEAALKEFDGDYDLDELRLMRIKFISEVAN; the protein is encoded by the coding sequence ATGAATCCAAACGAAATTGACATACACAAAGAATTAAAGAAGTATTTTGGCTTTAGCCAATTCAAAGGATTGCAGGAACAAGTCATAAAAAGTATACTGAACCAGCAGAATACCTTTGTGATTATGCCCACAGGAGGAGGAAAATCGCTTTGTTATCAATTGCCTGCTTTAACTCAAGAAGGAACTGCTATAGTAGTTTCGCCTCTAATTGCTTTAATGAAAAATCAGGTAGATGCGATCAGAAGTTTATCTTCGGAAAATGGAATCGCCCATGTGCTAAATTCTTCACTTACAAAAACTGAAATTGCTCAAGTTAAAAAAGATATTACATCAGGATTAACTAAATTGCTGTACGTTGCGCCTGAATCATTAACTAAAGAGGAATATGTCAATTTTCTTAAAAAGGTTACTATCTCTTTCGTAGCCATTGATGAAGCCCATTGTATATCAGAATGGGGACATGATTTTAGACCAGAATACAGGAATCTTAAGCATATTATTAAACAATTAGGCGATGTTCCTATCATTGGCTTGACCGCTACTGCTACTCCAAAAGTGCAAGAGGATATATTGAAAAATCTTGATATGACTGATGCGAATACTTTTAAAGCATCTTTTAACAGACCTAATTTATACTACGAAGTACGTACTAAAACTAAAAATATCGAATCGGATATTATTCGTTTCATAAAACAACACAAAGGAAAATCAGGTATTATTTACTGTTTGAGCCGCAAAAAAGTAGAGGCTATTGCCGAGGTTTTGCAAGTCAACGGAATAAGTGCTGTACCTTATCATGCAGGATTAGATGCAAAAACTCGTGCTAAACATCAAGATATGTTCCTTATGGAAGATGTAGATGTAGTGGTAGCAACGATCGCTTTCGGAATGGGAATTGATAAACCCGATGTGCGTTTTGTGATTCATCATGATATTCCCAAATCTCTTGAAAGTTATTATCAAGAAACGGGACGTGCAGGCCGTGACGGTGGCGAAGGGCATTGTTTAGCCTATTACTCTTATAAGGATGTCGAAAAATTAGAAAAATTCATGTCGGGAAAACCAGTTGCTGAGCAGGAAATAGGCTTTGCTCTGTTGCAGGAAGTCGTGGCTTACGCCGAAACTTCTATGTCAAGACGCAAGTTTTTACTCCACTATTTCGGTGAAGAATTTGACGATGTTACTGGCGAAGGTGCTGATATGGATGATAATGTTCGCAATCCGAAAACAAAAGTTGAAGCTCAAGATCAAGTTGTGAAACTTCTGCAAGTTGTACGAGATACTAAACATTTATACAAATCTAAAGAAGTTGTTTTTACTTTAATTGGACGTGTAAATGCAGTCATAAAAGCGCATAGAACTGATGTACAATCATTTTTTGGTTGTGGTGTAGGCCACGATGAAAAATACTGGATGGCTTTGTTGAGACAAGTCTTAGTTTCAGGTTATTTATCAAAAGATATCGAGACTTACGGAATTGTAAAAATCACAAAAAAAGGATTGGATTTTATCAAAAATCCTGAATCTTTTATGATGTCTGAAGATCATGAATATAATGAAATTGTTGATGGTGCTATTGTAACAGCAGCTAAGTCAACAGCCGTTGCTGATGAGGTACTTATGGGTATGTTGAGAGACTTACGAAGAAAAGTAGCTAAAAAAGTGGGTGTTCCTCCTTTTGTAGTTTTTCAAGATCCTTCGTTAGAAGATATGGCTTTAAAATATCCTGTTTCGCAAGAAGAAATGATTAATATCCATGGAGTAGGGGAAGGAAAAGCTAAGAAATACGGCAAAGAATTTCTTGAATTAATTAGCAGGTATGTTGAAGATAATGACATTGTAAGACCTGATGATTTAGTAGTAAAATCAACTGGTGTTAATTCTGTCAATAAATTATATATTATACAGAATATTGACCGCAAACTCGCTCTTACAGATATTGCTTCGGCAAAAGGTTTAAGTATGGATGCTCTGATAAAAGAAATGGAGCAAATTGTTTATTCTGGAACTAAGTTGAATATTAAATATTGGATTGACGATATGCTTGATGATGATCAGCAAGAAGAAATTCACGATTACTTTATGGAATCAGAGTCTGATAATATAGAAGCTGCCCTAAAAGAATTTGATGGCGACTATGATCTTGACGAATTACGTTTGATGCGAATTAAGTTTATTAGTGAAGTAGCGAATTAA
- a CDS encoding carboxymuconolactone decarboxylase family protein encodes MADIIEEFNEYRSKMNEKLLADNNKIVKRIFNLDTNAYAAGALDVKTKELLGLVASAVLRCDDCVKYHLETSHKEGVTKEEMMEAMGIATLVGGTIVVPHLRRAYEFWEALENN; translated from the coding sequence ATGGCTGATATAATAGAAGAATTCAACGAATACCGTTCTAAAATGAACGAGAAATTATTGGCAGACAATAATAAAATTGTAAAGAGAATTTTCAACTTGGACACTAATGCGTATGCTGCGGGAGCGTTAGATGTAAAAACGAAAGAATTACTAGGTCTTGTAGCTTCAGCCGTTTTGCGTTGTGACGACTGCGTAAAGTATCACTTAGAAACCAGCCATAAGGAAGGTGTAACTAAAGAAGAAATGATGGAAGCAATGGGAATTGCCACGCTAGTAGGTGGAACTATTGTAGTACCTCATTTGCGCAGAGCATACGAATTCTGGGAAGCATTAGAAAATAATTAG
- the msrB gene encoding peptide-methionine (R)-S-oxide reductase MsrB, with product MKTKTQFFSLLLMLPLFMFTACGQNIKKQKNTKNAITMENKIEKPGNPYYSNTDTTKLNISNAEWKKVLPEDVYDVTRKADTERPFTGKYWNTDVKGTYYCAACGNKLFRSGAKFSSTCGWPSFFEQESKNSVVFKTDNSLGMERIEALCGRCDGHLGHLFDDGPEPTGKRYCMNSIALDFIPDTK from the coding sequence ATGAAAACAAAAACTCAATTTTTCAGTCTTTTATTAATGCTTCCTTTATTCATGTTTACCGCGTGTGGTCAGAATATAAAAAAACAGAAAAATACAAAAAACGCCATAACTATGGAAAATAAAATAGAAAAACCTGGGAATCCCTATTATTCAAATACCGATACGACAAAACTAAACATTAGCAATGCTGAATGGAAAAAAGTTTTACCCGAAGATGTGTATGACGTAACTCGTAAGGCGGATACAGAGCGACCTTTTACAGGAAAATACTGGAACACTGACGTCAAAGGAACCTATTACTGTGCAGCTTGTGGCAACAAATTATTCCGCTCTGGCGCAAAATTTTCTAGCACTTGCGGTTGGCCAAGTTTCTTTGAACAAGAAAGCAAAAATAGTGTAGTCTTCAAAACGGACAATTCCCTTGGAATGGAAAGAATTGAAGCACTTTGCGGACGATGCGATGGTCACTTAGGGCATCTTTTTGACGACGGACCTGAACCAACTGGAAAAAGATATTGCATGAATTCAATTGCTCTTGACTTTATACCTGACACGAAATAA
- a CDS encoding 6-pyruvoyl trahydropterin synthase family protein, which produces MRVTISRKAHFNAAHRLYRKDWSFEQNDAIFGKCNNPNFHGHNYDLIVSVTGEIDPETGYVMDVKFLSDIIKEDVENQFDHKNLNLDVPEFQDLNPTAENIVVVIWNKIRKRIKPEFDLEVVLYETPRNFVTYKGE; this is translated from the coding sequence ATGAGAGTTACTATTTCAAGAAAAGCCCATTTTAATGCGGCACATAGATTATATAGAAAAGATTGGAGTTTCGAACAAAATGATGCGATTTTTGGTAAGTGTAATAATCCTAATTTTCATGGACACAATTACGATTTGATTGTAAGTGTGACGGGTGAAATTGATCCAGAAACGGGATATGTTATGGATGTTAAATTTCTTAGCGATATTATTAAAGAAGATGTAGAAAATCAATTTGATCATAAAAATCTAAATTTAGATGTTCCGGAATTTCAAGATTTGAATCCAACTGCAGAAAATATTGTAGTTGTTATTTGGAATAAAATAAGAAAAAGAATTAAACCTGAATTCGATTTAGAAGTCGTTTTGTACGAAACCCCTCGAAATTTTGTAACCTATAAAGGAGAATAA
- a CDS encoding KpsF/GutQ family sugar-phosphate isomerase: MITKENILASAKNTILSESQSIAKLADFLDENFIEATQRIYNSKGRLVVTGIGKSAIIAQKMVASFNSTGTPSLFLHASEAIHGDLGMIQSEDVIICISKSGNSPEIKVLVPLLKRFGNTLIAITGNIASFLAKGSDIILNTTVDSEACPNNLAPTNSTTAQLVMGDALIVCLMEMRDFKPEDFAVYHPGGALGKKLLLRVKDMLEHSLKPMVPPNASIKEVIFEISEKRLGVTAVVDNNVVIGIITDGDIRRMLNERDTFADLTAVDIMTKNAKITSSDAMVVDALNIMENFSITQLVVVDGGDYKGVLHLHDILKEGIV; this comes from the coding sequence TTGATTACTAAAGAAAACATATTGGCTAGCGCCAAAAACACAATTCTATCGGAAAGCCAATCTATAGCGAAACTAGCTGATTTTCTGGACGAAAACTTTATTGAAGCCACGCAAAGAATCTATAATTCTAAGGGACGACTAGTCGTAACTGGCATAGGGAAAAGTGCCATTATTGCTCAAAAGATGGTTGCTTCATTCAATTCTACTGGTACACCATCGCTATTTTTGCACGCATCGGAGGCAATACATGGCGATTTAGGCATGATTCAAAGCGAAGATGTGATTATTTGCATTTCAAAAAGTGGCAACAGTCCAGAAATTAAAGTTCTAGTTCCTTTGTTGAAACGATTTGGAAACACTTTGATCGCAATAACAGGTAATATCGCTTCTTTTTTAGCAAAAGGATCTGATATTATTCTGAATACTACAGTCGATTCTGAAGCATGTCCAAACAATCTAGCGCCTACAAACAGCACTACCGCACAATTAGTTATGGGTGATGCACTTATTGTTTGCCTGATGGAAATGCGTGATTTTAAACCCGAAGATTTTGCAGTTTACCATCCTGGCGGCGCGTTAGGTAAGAAATTATTACTTCGCGTAAAAGATATGCTGGAACATAGCTTAAAACCAATGGTACCTCCAAATGCATCTATTAAGGAAGTTATTTTTGAAATATCAGAAAAGCGCCTTGGCGTAACTGCTGTAGTGGACAATAATGTAGTAATAGGCATTATTACTGACGGTGATATCAGACGAATGCTAAATGAGAGAGATACTTTTGCTGATTTGACCGCAGTTGATATTATGACAAAGAACGCAAAAATAACTTCGTCTGATGCGATGGTAGTGGACGCGTTGAACATAATGGAAAATTTCTCCATAACACAATTAGTTGTTGTTGATGGTGGCGATTATAAAGGCGTACTACATTTACATGACATTTTAAAAGAAGGAATCGTATAA
- the idi gene encoding isopentenyl-diphosphate Delta-isomerase, producing the protein MIEENVILVNESDEQIGLMPKLEAHEKAVLHRAFSVFILNSKNEIMLQQRAHHKYHSPLLWTNTCCSHQRNGETNIQAGSRRLFEEMGFKVALKELFHFIYKAPFDNGLTEHELDHVMIGYYNDAPVINPDEVESWKWMKIEDVKKDMEIYPELYTIWFKIIFDEFYHFLEESRSPLAT; encoded by the coding sequence ATGATAGAAGAGAACGTAATTTTAGTTAATGAAAGTGATGAGCAAATAGGATTAATGCCAAAACTTGAAGCACATGAAAAAGCAGTTTTACATCGTGCCTTTTCTGTTTTTATCTTAAACAGTAAAAACGAAATCATGTTGCAGCAGCGTGCGCATCACAAATATCATTCGCCTTTGTTGTGGACAAACACCTGCTGCAGTCATCAGCGCAACGGAGAAACAAATATTCAAGCAGGCAGTCGAAGATTATTTGAGGAAATGGGTTTTAAAGTAGCACTTAAAGAACTTTTTCATTTTATATACAAAGCGCCTTTTGATAATGGTTTAACGGAACATGAATTAGATCATGTTATGATTGGGTACTATAATGATGCACCAGTAATTAATCCGGATGAAGTTGAAAGTTGGAAATGGATGAAAATTGAGGATGTTAAAAAAGATATGGAAATTTATCCTGAGCTATATACGATTTGGTTCAAAATAATTTTTGATGAGTTTTATCACTTTTTAGAAGAAAGCAGAAGTCCTTTAGCGACATAA
- the msrA gene encoding peptide-methionine (S)-S-oxide reductase MsrA yields MKKIFLMCILTTFSLFAQKNTTDKKVKQSNLETITIAGGCYWCVEAIYENLDGVKSVVSGYAGGKMPNPTYEEVSTGKTGHAEVVQITYDKNVTNLDEIFNVFFTVHDPTTLNRQGADVGTQYRSAIFYKNEEQKKAAQSIINALKKGKIYDSPIVTTLEPLTQFYKAENYQQNYYANNKSQPYCKLVIQPKIEKFEKLFKDRLKNKK; encoded by the coding sequence ATGAAAAAAATATTTTTAATGTGCATATTGACAACATTTAGTTTGTTCGCACAAAAAAACACAACAGATAAAAAGGTAAAACAATCCAATCTTGAAACCATCACTATAGCTGGTGGCTGTTACTGGTGTGTTGAGGCTATTTATGAAAATTTAGATGGAGTAAAATCAGTAGTTTCAGGATATGCGGGTGGAAAAATGCCAAATCCTACTTATGAAGAAGTTTCAACTGGAAAAACAGGTCACGCTGAAGTAGTTCAGATTACATACGACAAGAACGTTACTAATTTGGACGAAATTTTCAATGTCTTTTTTACCGTGCATGATCCTACTACTCTAAATCGCCAAGGCGCTGATGTGGGAACACAATATCGCTCCGCTATTTTTTATAAAAATGAAGAACAAAAAAAAGCTGCTCAATCAATAATTAATGCGCTTAAAAAAGGAAAAATTTACGACAGTCCAATTGTAACAACACTAGAACCGTTAACCCAATTTTATAAAGCTGAAAATTACCAGCAGAATTATTACGCAAACAATAAAAGTCAGCCGTATTGTAAATTAGTTATTCAGCCTAAAATAGAAAAGTTTGAAAAATTATTTAAAGACCGATTGAAAAATAAAAAATAG
- the lptB gene encoding LPS export ABC transporter ATP-binding protein — MKLRAENLVKTYKGRSVVKGISVEVNQGEIVGLLGPNGAGKTTSFYMIVGLVKPNSGNIFLDDLDITDYPMYKRAQQGIGYLAQEASVFRKLSIEDNILSVLQLTKLSKAEQEAKMESLIDEFSLQHIRTNRGDLLSGGERRRTEIARCLATDPKFILLDEPFAGVDPVAVEDIQRIVAQLKNKNIGILITDHNVQETLAITDKTYLMFEGGILKAGIPEELVEDEMVRRVYLGQNFELRKKKLEF; from the coding sequence ATGAAATTAAGAGCCGAAAATCTAGTCAAAACTTATAAAGGACGTAGTGTTGTAAAAGGCATTTCGGTGGAAGTGAATCAAGGAGAAATCGTTGGACTTTTAGGCCCAAACGGTGCTGGAAAAACTACCTCTTTTTATATGATTGTTGGGTTGGTTAAACCAAATTCAGGCAATATCTTTTTAGATGATCTAGATATTACAGATTATCCTATGTACAAAAGAGCTCAACAAGGAATAGGTTATTTAGCACAAGAAGCATCTGTTTTTAGAAAATTAAGCATTGAAGATAATATATTGAGTGTTTTGCAATTGACAAAACTTTCCAAAGCAGAACAAGAGGCCAAAATGGAAAGTTTAATCGATGAGTTTAGTTTGCAACACATTCGTACGAATCGAGGTGATTTACTTTCTGGAGGAGAACGTCGTCGTACGGAAATTGCACGTTGTCTTGCTACCGATCCTAAATTCATACTACTAGACGAACCTTTTGCAGGTGTTGACCCAGTTGCTGTTGAGGATATTCAGCGCATTGTAGCCCAACTAAAAAACAAGAATATAGGTATTTTGATTACAGATCACAACGTACAAGAAACCCTTGCAATTACAGACAAAACCTATTTAATGTTTGAAGGAGGAATTCTTAAAGCTGGAATACCGGAGGAATTAGTGGAGGATGAAATGGTACGTCGCGTATATCTTGGACAAAACTTTGAGCTAAGAAAGAAAAAACTTGAGTTTTAA
- a CDS encoding glycoside hydrolase family 25 protein has translation MRKKVVSKRTSVVRKRQRKKGVFSGKLLRYSIILFLIALIIGVGFHYQNGLAYYFSFKSNRVIKAESEAKRISDVRNFQVLEKHEGKSIGIDVSEYQGKISWSYVDTIEKKYPLHFVFIRATVGKDRPDRQFERNWRGAKENKMIRGAYHYYRPNENSLEQAELFITTVTLEKGDLPPVLDIEKLPKNQSIANLKLGLKRWLQTVESHYGVKPIIYTGERYYDDFLKEEFSDYLFWIANYNFYREEIDSNWLFWQFTEKASIPGIKGNVDVNIYNGDLQQLQFITVE, from the coding sequence ATGAGAAAAAAAGTAGTTAGTAAAAGGACTTCGGTAGTGCGTAAACGCCAAAGAAAGAAAGGTGTTTTCTCAGGTAAGTTACTGCGTTATTCGATTATTTTATTCCTAATTGCTTTGATAATAGGTGTAGGTTTTCATTATCAGAATGGTTTAGCTTATTATTTTAGTTTTAAGTCGAATCGAGTGATCAAAGCAGAAAGTGAAGCCAAACGCATTTCTGATGTTCGCAATTTTCAAGTTTTAGAAAAACATGAAGGTAAGAGTATTGGTATTGATGTCAGTGAGTATCAAGGAAAGATAAGTTGGTCATATGTTGATACAATCGAGAAAAAATATCCATTACACTTTGTTTTTATTCGTGCGACAGTTGGGAAAGACCGCCCGGACAGACAGTTTGAAAGGAATTGGCGTGGCGCCAAAGAAAATAAAATGATTCGTGGTGCTTATCATTATTATCGCCCAAATGAAAATTCGCTCGAGCAAGCAGAACTTTTTATTACGACTGTTACGCTTGAAAAAGGAGATTTACCGCCTGTTTTAGACATTGAAAAATTACCTAAAAATCAATCTATCGCTAATCTTAAGTTGGGTTTGAAGCGATGGCTACAAACGGTAGAATCGCATTATGGTGTGAAGCCTATCATTTATACAGGTGAACGCTATTATGATGATTTCTTAAAAGAAGAATTTAGTGATTATCTTTTTTGGATTGCAAATTATAACTTCTACAGAGAGGAAATTGACTCAAACTGGCTTTTTTGGCAATTTACAGAGAAAGCCTCCATACCAGGAATCAAAGGTAATGTTGATGTCAATATCTATAATGGAGATTTACAACAATTGCAATTTATTACGGTAGAGTAG